The window GACCGACGACGGCGACGGTGAGGAGGCGATCGAACTTGGCGGTGAGGTTGCGGTGACTGACGACGAGGACAGCGAGAACGTCGGCGAGAGCGATGGGGACGTGAACGACGAGACGGCTGATGCCGACGAAGTTGCATCGACGGACGACGAGGATAGCGAGGAAGCCGGTGACGGTGCCGATGCGAGCGACACTGACGAGGCGGATATCAACGTCGATGGCGATGTCGATGCGGATGGCGACGGTGGCGAAGTCGACGGCGACGAGTCCGACGAACCCGATGGGGAAGCCACGGATGACGTGGAGACGGAACCTACCGAGTAGGGAACGTGAGCGATTGACCGAGCCTGACGGTTCGGTTCGTCTCAACCGGTGGCTCGAGCATTCACCGCCTCGAGCCACCCACCGACTCGAAGCAGGTTTTTTTACGTGTCAGCGTCAGATTCGATAGCCAGTGCGTCCCTGGAACCGATCGCTCGAGAGTAACTACGATCGGGGTAAGACTTCCACGGAATCGCGCGTTGGGTGGGGTTTCAGAAGTCTTTTGACGACATAGGGGTAACGTCCGCTACGACATGACCGAGGACTTAAACTGGGCAATTGGAGGCGAGGCCGGGGACGGTATCGACTCCACTGGGAAAATTTTCGCCCAGGCACTCTCCAGGGCCGGACGACACGTCTTTACGTCGAAGGATTTCGCGTCGCGGATCCGTGGCGGCTACACCGCCTACAAGATACGGACGTCGACAGACCGCGTACAGAGTGTCGTCGATCGGCTCGACATTCTCGTCGCGCTCACCCAACGAACCATCGACGAAAATCTCGACGAACTTCACGAGGGCAGTGCCGTCATCTACGACGGCGAGCGCTCGTGGGACGCCGAGATTCCCGACGAAATCACCGCCGTCGACGTGCCACTGAAAACGCTCGCCGAAGAGGCCGGCGGTGCCATCATGCTCAACGTCGTCGCGCTCGGGGCCGCCTGTGAAATTACCGGTTTCGACGTCGAGTACCTCGACGAATCGCTCGAGAAGCGCTTCGGTGGCAAGGGATCGAAGATCGTCGAGAACAACCGCGAGGCCGCCCGCAAGGGCCGAGACTACGTCCGCGAGAACTACGATTTCGACCTCGGTTACGAACTCGATACGACGGACAACGACTACGTCCTGCTCAACGGCGACGAGGCCATCGGGATGGGCGCACTCGCCGCTGGCTGTCGCTTCTACGCCGGCTACCCGATCACGCCGGCGACGAACGTGATGGAGTACCTGACCGGGCGGATCGAACAGTACGGCGGTCACGTCGTCCAGGCTGAGGACGAACTGTCGGCGATCAACATGGCGCTCGGTGGCGCCCGCGCCGGCGCTCGCTCGATGACGGCAACCTCGGGGCCGGGCATCGACCTGATGACCGAAACGTTTGGCCTCGTCGCGACGAGCGAAACGCCGCTCGTCATCGTCGACGTGATGCGCTCTGGACCATCGACCGGGATGCCGACCAAGCAAGAACAGGGCGACCTGAACATGACGTTGTACGGCGGCCACGGCGAAATTCCACGGTTCGTCGTCGCGCCGACGACCATCGACGAGTGTTTCTGGAAGACCGTCGAGGCGTTCAACTACGCCGAGAAGTACCAGACGCCCGTCTACGTCGTCGCCGACCTCGCGCTCGCAGTCACCGAACAGACGTTCTCGCCCGAGACGTTCGACATGGACGCCGTCGAGATCGACCGCGGCACCCTCGTCGACGACGACTCGATCGGCGAGTGGCTCGACGAGCAGGGTCGCTTCCGCGCCCACGCCGCCACCGAGGACGGCATCAGCCCCCGCGCCATCCCCGGTACGACCGACGGGGCCCACATGTCCACCGGCCTCGAGCACGACGAACTCGGCCGGCGAACGGAGGACACCGAGGTGCGCGTCGAACAGGTCGACAAACGAAACCGAAAGGTCGAGACTGCCAAGGCCGAGGAGGACTGGGACTACCGGGAGTTCGGCGACGAAGACGCCGAGAACCTCGTCATCTCCTGGGGGTCGAACGAGGGCGCGCTCGTCGAAGCGCTCGAGTACCTCGAGGACGAGGGTATCGACGTCCGTATCCTCTCGGTGCCGTACATCTTCCCGCGGCCGGATCTCACCGACGACGTCGAGGCGGCCGAGGACGTGATCGTAGTCGAGTGTAACGCGACCGGTCAGTTCGCCGACGTGATCGAACACGACACGCTGACGCGGGTCAAACGGGTCAACAAGTACACCGGTGTCCGCTTCAAGGCGGACGAACTCGCCGACGCGATTTCAACGAAACTCTCAGAGGAGGTGCCTGCACAATGAGCTCAGAGGTACGATTCACCGACTTCAAATCCGACAAGCAACCGACCTGGTGTCCTGGCTGTGGGGACTTCGGGACGATGAACGGCATGATGAAAGCCCTCGCGAACACGGGGAACGACCCGGACAACACCTTCCTCGTCGCCGGGATCGGCTGTTCCGGCAAGATCGGGACGTACATGCACAGCTACGCCCTCCACGGGGTGCACGGTCGTGCGCTCCCCGTAGCGACGGGGGTCAAGATGGCCCGACCCGACATCGAGGTCATGGCCGCCGGCGGCGACGGCGACGGCTACTCGATCGGTGCCGGCCACTTCGTCCACGCCGTCCGGCGCAACGTCGACATGACCTACGTCGTCATGGACAACCGCATCTACGGGCTGACCAAGGGGCAGGCTTCGCCGACCTCGCGATCCGATTTCGAGACGTCGACGACGCCAGAGGGGCCACAGCAGCCACCCGTCAACCCGCTCGCGCTCGCGCTCGCCGCCGGGGCGACGTTCATCGCCCAGTCGTTCGCCTCCGACGCGCTGCGCCACGCCGAGATCATCGAGGAGGCCATCGAACACGACGGCTTCGGCTTCGTCAACGTCTTCAGCCCGTGTGTGACGTTCAACGACGTCGACACCTACGACTACTTCCGCGACACGCTGGTCGACCTCGAGGAGGAGGGTCACGACCGTCACGACCTCGAGGCCGCAAAGGAGGTCATCCTCGACGCGGACAAAGAGTATCAGGGCGTAATGTATCAGAACGAGAACTCGGTTCCGTACCATGAACAACACGGCGTCACCGAGAACATGGCTGATATTCCAGACGGCGCGCCGGAGAACGCGATGGATCTCGTGCGCGAGTTCTACTGAGTCCGCTTCAATTCTTTTCGCCGCCGTCAGAGACCCCAACACGGTCGAGACCGATGAAAACGGTACACACCGCTCGAGGCTTGTCGCTTGAGTGCACCAGGATTAAAGAGAGTGTCGACGATTGTGACCAGTTCGAAATAGCGTGAGGGTACCGAAGGCGGCCGTCGAACAGCTGCAAATTGTTTTCATTGTGGTCTCTCGAGAAGCCACTTACCGAGAAAATGCCGATCGCTCCGAACGTACCCCTGAGACGTTCGTCAGTTAGGGTGAAAACGGCAGCAATATTCCTCAGAAGTGTCGGTCGTGGTCAGTACGGTGTGAGAACTGAGGTCACAAGTCCCACGACTAACAGTCCCGCGATGATAAGGATGATAAACCCGACGATGTATCCGAACGCCATAGCGACAGCCCGGTAGTTTCGCGGCTTCCCAATCAACCAGCCCAGAATCATCACGTACACCGGAAGCATGATGATTCCGAAGATCACGTACAATCCAAGGTGGATCGTTTCATGCGCCATCTCAGTTCACCTCCTCCGGGTCGAGTTCAACCATTGGGATCACTTTCGTCGCGACCAGGAATCCGAGGCCGACCAGAACGATCGTGCCGATAAAGAGCCACCACTCGAGGAGCGTAGGGGAATACGATCCACTGGGATACAGGTTCGTCAGCGGTGGGGCAGTCGGGAACATGAGCCCTTCCACGATGAACATCACCTTCTTGTTCAGGATCGTCACGGAGAGGATCGCCGAGATGGCGACCAGTGCCGGAATGCTGAAGAACCGGTCGGGCCAGCCGATCATGAGGAACAATGCAACGACGGAGACGACGAGCCCGGCGACGGCCAGCCAGAAGAACGGCAACTCGAGCATCGCTCCAGTGAGTGCACCGATGTTTGTCGGGGCCGTGTATACCCCGGTCAAAATGTCGTGCATCGTGAACCAGATCGTCGCTAGTGCCAGGAACGCGAGGACGGTCGCGAGATCACGGAAGATTCGGTCTTCGATGACATCTCCCCAGTCGTACGCGAATCTGAAAATCGCTGTAATGATGATGACACCGGCGAGCGCACTTGTGAGCGACTCCGTGAGCATCGCTGCACCGGCTGCGGATCCGTACCACGCTGGTTGGGCGGCGATGAGGCTGAACAGCCACGGAACGACGCCGCCAGACAGCAGCGGCACGAGCGCAAGGATCGCTACCGCAAGCCACCAGAGGATCTGCTCGATCTTCTCGTCTTCCGATCTCGAGTATCCGATCGTAAGCACCGAGTACAGCGGCGAGAAGACAGTGGGGAGTCGGTCTCGGAAGGCAGCTATCTCCGCTCTAAGTGAGAGACACAAATACGTCAGACTCAGCACGAGGTACAGCGTAATCACAGCGATGTCCCAGGCCAGCGGCGAGTGGTGTACGGTGGCTGGCCACCAGAGGATCGTGTTGAATATCCTGTCGGGGCGACCCATGCTCAACACGATATTGAACGCGGCCATGCTGAGCGCAAGCACCGTCAATACCTCCGATACTCGAGCGATGGGGGCGAACCGGTCGATATCGATCACTCGTACGGCAGCCGAGATGGCGATGCCCCCGTGTGCTAGACCGACCCACCAGACGAACCCGCCGATGTACAGTCCCCAGGGAACCCCTCCGGAGATCCCCCAGTCACCGATGCCAGTCACCGCCCAGACGCCGGCGTTGAGCTGGTACGCCCATGCGATCAGGAACAATACCGTCCCGAGTAAAAAGATCACGAGAAGCGCGTAGTACCGTTTCGATGTGTGCTCTAACGGGTACAGGATCCTGTCCTCGAAGACGTCAGTACTCATTGATCCCCACCCCCATCGTCCGCGAGCGTCTCCATGCCGAGATCTTCGTAGGTGAACGGTCCATCCGTCGGTGTTGCGTTCTTCGATGGCTCGTTACCTAGATAGACGACGTTCGGCTCGTTTCCTTGTTCCTCGAGTAGCTTGAACCGGGATTGGTCTCGGTTCTCTCGAAGATACTGGCGGGGTTGGCTGTCCGCATCGTTCATGTCACCGAAGTGGATCGCATCGACGGGGCAGTCGTCCTCACAGGCGGTCGTCCCCCGTTGAGCGCTGTCGTCCTGTCGGTGGACGCAGAAGGTACACTTGCCCATGACACCTGCGGGTGGCGGCCCGCCGACTCGTCGATCGTTCCTATCAGTGTCCGACCCGATAAAGCCGGGAGACTTGTCGGTCGGCTCATCCTTCCCGAGGAAGTTTACACCGTACGGACAGGCGACCTCGCAGTACTTACAACCGATACATCGATCGTAGTCCGTGAGGACGATACCATCTTCCTGACGTTTGAACCGCGATTGGGTCGGACAGACGTACGTACACGACGGTTCGGAGCAGTGTTGGCACGGACGGGGCATCTGTCCCTCGCTCACGTCGTCGTACTCCGTTTCCTCGTATCGGAAGACGTGCATCCACTGGCTGCCGCGGTCGGTATCGTTCTCCCGTTTACAGGCTTCCGCACACTTCAAGCAGGCAATGCATTGATCCGTGTCAATCACCATCCCCAGCTGGACGTCATCCCCGTCGGAATCTGCCGTGCTCGCGGGTGTGTTAACTGCTCGGTCGAGACAACCGGCCACGCTCGTTGCCGCTCCCGCTACGGCCAACCCACCCATTGTCTTTAGCAATCCTCGCCGGGAAGGTACCGCGTCTCCTCCGACATCGGGAACACCGGGAAGCGCATCCCCGTCGTCGTCAGTTGTCGCTTTGACCGTTGTTTCGTACGTCGGCCGCAGATCGATCCCGAACTCCTCGAAGACTGCTTCGTGGTGTTTTTCGTGGAACGCGGCCTCGGTCATTTCTCCCCGTGCAAGGGCCATCGCGTCTCTACTGATCTCGATGCCCAGGTTCGTGTCGAACTCCACGGTCTCGAGTTTGGCCTCGGCGCGGGCTTCCCAGTCATCATCGAGGTCATCAGGAGTCCATCCCTGACCGAGATCTGGTATCTCAGGCGCTGTTTCTGGCGATTCGTCGCTCTCATTTGACCCGGAACATGTCCCCGAACCACAGGTACACCGGGACGGATCTATGTCGGAACTCATACCGATACCCTCATCATGCATATGGATCCCACCGGACTGCGGGTAGGGTTGCGTGTGGAAATTACAGGAGTTTATATGCTCGACGGGGCGAACTGGTGCAGGCTCGTTTTTCTACCCGCTGGGGCGGAACGTCACGGCAGGTTACACGGAACCTGCATGTCGGGCGGAGCTCTTCAAACGGGCGTGACGGCCATACACAGGCGGGTGGATCGGGGAGTATAAAAACCGCTGTATACTCCAGACCAATTCGAATCCCACCCAAGAGCCGAGTATTGCATATGACTGAGGAAACTCGAGGTCGATCGGACGACGAAATCGCGAACCTGAGTATCGATGAAGCCAGGGACGCTCTGAAAGGCGAAGCGGCGATTCCAATGCGGGCGTCTGGAACGCTTCGACGTCGGTTTCTATTAGCTATGGGCGCAACGGCAACGTTTGGCGCAAGCGCAGGATGTCTCGGTATGTTTAGCGAGGATCCCGAGGCGGCAGGTAGTGAAGATGACGACATCGACTATTCGGAGATAGAGAAGTTCAAACTCGATTGGGTTCCCAAGCAGATTCTCAAGAACCTGAACGTCAAGATGGCGTTCAACAACGAACAGTTCTTCTTCCGATTCAACTGGGAACAGCCGAACGCTGGCGGTTGGTTCCACGATTATCTCATCTACCACGAAGACGAAGGAGAGTGGGTGCGCCACGCCAGCCCGGATCCGTGGGTGGCCGATCAGGATCATCCGGATCACATCGGCTTTTACGAGGATCGCGTCACGTTCCTCTTAGACGACGGTTCCGTGAAGGGATTCGAGAACTTCGGCGGCTGGCTCACCGTACACATGGGAACTCGGAGTCTTCCGGGCGCTGCCACGTCGGAGGAGGTCGAGAACCATCCACATCTCGGTGACGACGGACTCGGGCGGAACGACGTCCGAAAGTTCCTCCCACAATCGCGCGAGGGCGAGTGGTGGGAATCCCCGTGGGACGATATTCGTTCACAGGAAGAACTGGATCAGCTGAAAGAAGACGGCGTCTTCGTCGATTTGCCGATGTTTCGCGCGCACCGGAGCAATCCGATGGGTTACGCCACGGATCATCACGTCCTCGAGTACCGGCACGGTGACGAGGGGAGCAACACATTCGGGTCACAGGGCTGGGATCCGGAGACCGGGCCGGAGTACATGTTTGATCCGGACGTGGTCGAAAACGGTGCGCTCGATCACGAGCGGATGCTCGAGGGTGACTATCGCCAGGATCTGTTCTACGACGATCGTGACGAGTGGCTCGGGGAGGAGGAACCCTACTATCTAGCCGACGAGTGGATGGTCGAGTTCGATCCGGAGGTCGCCGAACGGGATGGGGCAGCCATTCCCCGTCGACCGCTCCAGCAACCCGAAGGAAGTGCCGCTGACTGGCAGTGTCGAGGCGTATGGGACGATGGTGAATGGACTGTGGATATGTGGAGAGACCTCGAAACCGAGAACCCCCTGGACACCAAACAACTCGAATCCGGCAGGGTCTACGACTGGGCACCAGCCATCCACCATGGCTACAATGCACGGTGGCACTGGGTGGCATACCCGTACAAGTTAGGGCTCGGGACGGGAACGGAAGCCGATTTCCACGCCGTACAGTTCGACGGCGATGCCCCCGATTGGGACGATATCCCGACCCACACGATACCGCTGATCTACCCCGGGCAGGTCGACTGGACGTGGCTCACCAGCAAGGAACACCGCGGATACATCCCAACTCGAAACGACGAAATGTCGATCTGGGACGTCCACGAGAATCCGCGACGGATGGCGGCGATGGTGCTCGGCAAGGAAATCGGAGAAGATCCGCGGCGGTGAGATGATGCAATTCGCGTTCGAATCGATCGCCTGCGTTCGTGTGTCCGTCACCCAAACGACGAACTCGATGACGATTCAGCGACGCGTCGGTGCGCTTCGAGACGCATTGATCGACCGCGGTGGTCTCGAGGAGGTATTCGTCGTTGGAAACGCAGCCGTCCTTGACGCCTACGTCCGAGGTTCCGGGCCGGAGATCATCGACGAGCTTCGAGCGGAGGTCGAGATTCGGAACGGTACATTCCCGGGAATCCATAACGATGCTGTCCACCCCGTCGGTGACGTCGACGTGTTCGTTGGAATCGAAGCCGTCGACCGCCTGTTCGCTCGAGCAGCACGTACCGACACCCTCGACGCGACCAGCCACCGTTCGGCCGGGAGCATCCCCGAAGCATACGTCCAGGCGCGGCGATCAGGGAAGCTCACCGGGCCGCTGGCACGACTCGTCAGGTGCGCATGTCGTGTGCACCGGCGGGTTCGATCGGGAGCCAGTCCAGAACGCGTCGTTCACCGGGAACGTGGTCGTCTTGTCGGCGAGTTTGAACCAACCGTACAGACGGCCGTCCTCGAGGACGTTCACGAGCACGCAGAAGAAGTCAAACGGCGCGAGGTCGAACGGGCACGGCGGATGCTTACGGCGGCGGACGGCCTGACCTCCGAACAAGAACGCGTTCTCGAAGGACTCGCCGCTACGTTGGTTGATCGTCTCGTCACTGAGCGGCTTGCTTGCCACCTCGAGCGGAGCCCAGTGGGGAAGGTCGACGACGAACACTCGAGGACGTCGGGCAGGCCGAGAACACAGTTAAGCGAGTCGCTTGCGGCGATCTTCGAACTGTTCGAATTCGAGGTGAGCGAGGCCGACCGCGACCGCGAGTTCACGAACGATCACACGAGCAACCGGATAGAGGGGGAGTCGTGACCGGGTCGCCGTCGTCTACTCGTTGGGGGCACGGGTCGGTGCTCGCCGCCGCCGGAATCGTTCTACTCGCCCATCCGGCGTACGTGAGTTCCCTGTCGGTCTACCCGGGGACGGACTGGGGATTCCTCCCGCTGTTTCACGCCGCGTTCACCGCGCTCGGATTGCTCGCGGTCTCGGCTGGTGGGCTTCTCGTACGTCACGGACGGATCGTTCCGCCAACGCGGGAACTACTCGTCGTCACAACAGTTACGGCCGTGGCCGTTCCGCTGTACGGCATCGTTCTCCTTCAGACGTACGGCACTAGTGGCCCCATCATGGAGGGGTACGGCATTAAACGAGCGTTCGTCGGCGGTCTTGTCGTGGGCTCGTTCCTCATCGGCTTCAGCCTCTCGAGTCGGCGATGGCGAGCGGCGGCGGCTGGTGGTGCCATCCCATCTGTTCCGGCTGCGTTCGTCGCCTTCGAGTGGGTACTCGTCGTTCTCGAGTATCGACCCGGTGCGCTTCTCGGCCCGGTCGTCGATGTCTGGTTTCTCTTGACAGCCGCACCCCTGCTCGAGATCCCGTACCTCGGGACGGGAATCCTTCTCGTTGCGGGGACACTCGGCTTCTGGATGGGCGTTCCGGCGAAACGTGCTACACCCGAGTCGAACCGTCGCGAGTCCGCATCCGGTAACGGCCACTCCTGACACGGACGCCACGAGTCGTCACACTCCTTCCGTGAACCATCGGCCGTCTCCGATAGCTGCGGCGAATCCGAGAGGGTGAATAAAACGCGACCACTGTCAATTCAACGGTCGGAGACGGTTGTCTCGGTGACGTCGGCGCCGTCACGGGTACCAATGGGGTCGGAGGTCTCCCTCTCGAGACGCTCGAACAGGTCGTCGTGGATTTCGGGTACTTCGTCGGTTCCCTCCTCGTTCGGTACCTCGATACGGATCACGAACTGTATCGCATCGATGTACTCGCCACGATGAACCTGAAACAGTCTCGCACAGCCACAGTCGAGCCACTCGAGCGCCCAGTCGATAAGCCAGGATTCGTGGTCGTACACCGGTTTTTGGTGTGTGTAGACCAGTTCGTACCGGTAGCTCCCGTGGGAATTCATGGGAGTAATACTCCCCCTACCAGTATGGGCCACTCAACCGATGGATCGCTATATCGCGGTAAGACCATAATTATTTGCAGGTGACAGTAAGCAGTGAGTGTACCCCTCTATACTACACCCGTTTTTGTAGCGACCGCATCTACTCAAACGGATATCGAACGCGAGCAAACGTGCCCGAACCGTTAGACGTTGCCCTGTCGGTATCGATAGTCACCGCTCCAGTGGTCGCATCGATCGGGGAGGTTCACCCCTTCGACGGCTGGGGTTGGTCTCAGTCGCTCACGAGTGACCGAACAAGCGTGACCTCGGCGGCGTTGAGACGTTGTGATACCGCAGACCGTGAGATGTCGAGACGATCTGCGAGTACCTCGAGGTCAGCCTGCCGCGGGCAGTCGTAATAGCCGAGTTCAACGGCGAGATCGACTGCCTCACGTTGTTTGTCCGTTATTTTGGAGGTGTTGATCTCGAATCGGCTTTCTTCATCAGTAC of the Natronosalvus vescus genome contains:
- a CDS encoding 2-oxoacid:acceptor oxidoreductase subunit alpha — translated: MTEDLNWAIGGEAGDGIDSTGKIFAQALSRAGRHVFTSKDFASRIRGGYTAYKIRTSTDRVQSVVDRLDILVALTQRTIDENLDELHEGSAVIYDGERSWDAEIPDEITAVDVPLKTLAEEAGGAIMLNVVALGAACEITGFDVEYLDESLEKRFGGKGSKIVENNREAARKGRDYVRENYDFDLGYELDTTDNDYVLLNGDEAIGMGALAAGCRFYAGYPITPATNVMEYLTGRIEQYGGHVVQAEDELSAINMALGGARAGARSMTATSGPGIDLMTETFGLVATSETPLVIVDVMRSGPSTGMPTKQEQGDLNMTLYGGHGEIPRFVVAPTTIDECFWKTVEAFNYAEKYQTPVYVVADLALAVTEQTFSPETFDMDAVEIDRGTLVDDDSIGEWLDEQGRFRAHAATEDGISPRAIPGTTDGAHMSTGLEHDELGRRTEDTEVRVEQVDKRNRKVETAKAEEDWDYREFGDEDAENLVISWGSNEGALVEALEYLEDEGIDVRILSVPYIFPRPDLTDDVEAAEDVIVVECNATGQFADVIEHDTLTRVKRVNKYTGVRFKADELADAISTKLSEEVPAQ
- a CDS encoding 2-oxoacid:ferredoxin oxidoreductase subunit beta — protein: MSSEVRFTDFKSDKQPTWCPGCGDFGTMNGMMKALANTGNDPDNTFLVAGIGCSGKIGTYMHSYALHGVHGRALPVATGVKMARPDIEVMAAGGDGDGYSIGAGHFVHAVRRNVDMTYVVMDNRIYGLTKGQASPTSRSDFETSTTPEGPQQPPVNPLALALAAGATFIAQSFASDALRHAEIIEEAIEHDGFGFVNVFSPCVTFNDVDTYDYFRDTLVDLEEEGHDRHDLEAAKEVILDADKEYQGVMYQNENSVPYHEQHGVTENMADIPDGAPENAMDLVREFY
- the nrfD gene encoding NrfD/PsrC family molybdoenzyme membrane anchor subunit; its protein translation is MSTDVFEDRILYPLEHTSKRYYALLVIFLLGTVLFLIAWAYQLNAGVWAVTGIGDWGISGGVPWGLYIGGFVWWVGLAHGGIAISAAVRVIDIDRFAPIARVSEVLTVLALSMAAFNIVLSMGRPDRIFNTILWWPATVHHSPLAWDIAVITLYLVLSLTYLCLSLRAEIAAFRDRLPTVFSPLYSVLTIGYSRSEDEKIEQILWWLAVAILALVPLLSGGVVPWLFSLIAAQPAWYGSAAGAAMLTESLTSALAGVIIITAIFRFAYDWGDVIEDRIFRDLATVLAFLALATIWFTMHDILTGVYTAPTNIGALTGAMLELPFFWLAVAGLVVSVVALFLMIGWPDRFFSIPALVAISAILSVTILNKKVMFIVEGLMFPTAPPLTNLYPSGSYSPTLLEWWLFIGTIVLVGLGFLVATKVIPMVELDPEEVN
- a CDS encoding 4Fe-4S ferredoxin N-terminal domain-containing protein — its product is MSSDIDPSRCTCGSGTCSGSNESDESPETAPEIPDLGQGWTPDDLDDDWEARAEAKLETVEFDTNLGIEISRDAMALARGEMTEAAFHEKHHEAVFEEFGIDLRPTYETTVKATTDDDGDALPGVPDVGGDAVPSRRGLLKTMGGLAVAGAATSVAGCLDRAVNTPASTADSDGDDVQLGMVIDTDQCIACLKCAEACKRENDTDRGSQWMHVFRYEETEYDDVSEGQMPRPCQHCSEPSCTYVCPTQSRFKRQEDGIVLTDYDRCIGCKYCEVACPYGVNFLGKDEPTDKSPGFIGSDTDRNDRRVGGPPPAGVMGKCTFCVHRQDDSAQRGTTACEDDCPVDAIHFGDMNDADSQPRQYLRENRDQSRFKLLEEQGNEPNVVYLGNEPSKNATPTDGPFTYEDLGMETLADDGGGDQ
- a CDS encoding ethylbenzene dehydrogenase-related protein, coding for MTEETRGRSDDEIANLSIDEARDALKGEAAIPMRASGTLRRRFLLAMGATATFGASAGCLGMFSEDPEAAGSEDDDIDYSEIEKFKLDWVPKQILKNLNVKMAFNNEQFFFRFNWEQPNAGGWFHDYLIYHEDEGEWVRHASPDPWVADQDHPDHIGFYEDRVTFLLDDGSVKGFENFGGWLTVHMGTRSLPGAATSEEVENHPHLGDDGLGRNDVRKFLPQSREGEWWESPWDDIRSQEELDQLKEDGVFVDLPMFRAHRSNPMGYATDHHVLEYRHGDEGSNTFGSQGWDPETGPEYMFDPDVVENGALDHERMLEGDYRQDLFYDDRDEWLGEEEPYYLADEWMVEFDPEVAERDGAAIPRRPLQQPEGSAADWQCRGVWDDGEWTVDMWRDLETENPLDTKQLESGRVYDWAPAIHHGYNARWHWVAYPYKLGLGTGTEADFHAVQFDGDAPDWDDIPTHTIPLIYPGQVDWTWLTSKEHRGYIPTRNDEMSIWDVHENPRRMAAMVLGKEIGEDPRR